CGCCTGCACTCGTTCCATGCGGCCGGATCACTAACCTTGCGCCACCGTGGGTGTCATCAAGCTCGTGCTGGCGTATGACGGGACCCGGTTTCATGGGTGGGCTCGGCAGCTTGGCGGGGTTCGGACCGTGCACGGCGTGCTCGAGGACAGCCTCGGTCGGATTCTCGGGGACGTGCCGGACCTGTCGGCGGCCGGGCGCACGGACACGGGCGTGCATGCGCGCGGCCAGGTCGTCTCGTTCACGGCCGAGGCCGACCCCGCGCGCATCCAGCGGTCGCTGAACCGCATGCTCGCGCCGGAGGTGGTCGTGGTCAGCGCGAAGCGGGCGCCGGACGGGTTCGACGCTCGGCTGAGCGCGACGGCTCGGGAGTATCGCTACCGCATCGACACGGGGGCGTGGCCGGATGCGTTCACGGCCAGGTTCGTATGGCATCGGCCCGGGGAGCTGTCCCTCCCGGCGATGCGGCGAGCGGCGGGCGATCTGGTGGGGGAGCACGACTTCGCGTCGTTCTGCCGGGCTCGGACCCCGCCCGCTTCCACCGTTCGCCGGGTGGAGCGGCTATCCGTCTCCGTGCGGGGCGATCGCGTGGAGATCGGCGCGCGGGCGAACGCGTTCTGCCATCAGATGATGCGGAGCCTGGTGGGCACGCTGGTGGCCGTGGGGAAGGGCAAGATGCCGGCCGATTCGATGCCCGCCGTCCTGGAGGCCCGCGACCGGGCCGCCGCCGCCCAGATGGCGCCACCTCACGGCCTCACGCTCGAGCGCGTCGTCTACGGCCGTGGCAAGCTCTAGCTGTGCACGAGGCTACTCGACCCTTCTTGCGAGCGACTCCGTCGTCGGCGCTGGATTTGCACCGACCCCTCCGCGATGAGATCGCCGCCCAGGACACCGCCCTCTCCGGCCCGCTCGCCTCTCGGGGGTTCAGAGTCGTAGGAGACCACCCGGCTCTGCGTGTCTATGACCGAGGCCTGGTTGCCCGCGTGTGCGAACTCATCGATGTGGAGTTCCCGGTGAGGCAGCCCTGATGGGGAGGGGCGGCCGCGATCGCCGACTTCCAGAACGGACAATTCGCATGTGACCTGAGTGGTAATGGCGTGACGGCCCTCCCAATAGGGCGGCCAGGGAAACTGCGACGGTACGGGCGACGCCCGTCCCGGGTTCCGCCCGATCGATGGCCGGTGAGGTCGTCAACGATTGGACCGCGGTGTGGCTCAGTGGGCTGGGTGAGTGGGTGCCGTCCATCGCTGGCCCTCGTCCCAGTTTGCGGCCAGGAGCAGGTGGGAATAGGCTCGACTCTCGGTCGGCGGTCGGCATCAACAAGGACGGGAGGTATCCGTATGGCTTTTCTTGTCGGGGTATTCGAGGGAGACTTCGACGCCTTCAAGCAGCAGTTCGACTCGGACCCTCTGGGTCGCAGGCAAGTCGCCAAGGGACACACGATGCTTCGTGGCGTTGATAACCCCAACGAGATATTCCTGAGGGTGGAGTTCGATTCCGCCGAGGCGGCCAAGTCGTTCCAGGAGAAGGTTCTTGGCTCGGATGTGCTGGGGAACGTGAACGTGAAGGTTCCTCCGACGGTGGCCGAGATGGCGGACCAAGCCGCGTACTAGGACGCGACTCAAGCCAGCGCCGCTTAACGGCTCGCCGGCTTCCAAAGGAGTGGCTCACCGAAGCCGCTCGGGACTGGCGTGGACGCGAGCCGCCACGGCGGTCCCGACGGGTCCAGGTCCCTTTCTCCCTATCGCTTCTCGCCTTTGACGGTGGTGCGTTCTCGCAGGTAGCATTGCGTGTCGGCCGCGTTCCGGCCGCTTCTTTTCGTATGAAGACCTACACCCCGAAACCGCAGGACATCGAGCGACGCTGGTTCGTCGTGGATGCCGACGGTGCCGTGCTGGGCCGCCTGGCGTCGGAGGTGGCGAAGATCCTGCGGGGCAAGCACAAGCCGATCTTCGCTCCCCACGCCGACACCGGCGACCACGTCATCGTGATCAACGCCCGCGGCATCCGCCTGACCGGGGGCAAGGAAGAGAAGAAGATCGCCTACCACCACTCGGGCTATCCGGGCGGGCTTCGGGAGACGCGGTACTCGCGCCTGTTGGCCGAGCGGCCGGTGTTCGTGGTGGAGAAGGCCATCAAGGGCATGCTTCCCAAGAACCGCCTGGGGCGGGCCATGGTCCGCAAGCTCCAGGTGTACGAGGGTCCCGAGCATCCCCACCAGGCCCAGCAGCCCTCCCCGCTCGCGCTGGGGGAGGTTCCCGCGTGGACGGGGCTCCCGGCGCCGAAGCCGAAGGCTGCACGCCCCACCAAGCAGGAGGCCGCGCGGCGGCCCAAGGGACGCCGCGGCGAGGCCGCTCCGCAGGCCAAGCCGGCCGCCAAGCGAGCCGGGGCCAAGCGGACCTCGGCGAAGGGCACCGCCCGGAGCACGGCGAAGCGGGGCACAACGAAGACGACGGCGAAGACCACCGCGAAGAAGTCCACCGCGCGTTCCGCCCCGGCCCCGAAGACGGCTGCGGCGGAGGAGAAGCCCGCGCGCGGTCGCCGGCGGTCCCGCAAGACCAGCGAGGAGAGCTAGATGGCACAGGCCGCTTCGAATGGAACGGGACGGCGAAAGGAGGCCGTGGCCCGGGTGCGGGTGATCCCGGGGACGGGCCGCTTCGAGCTGAACGGCCGCTCCCTGGAGGAGTACTTCACCACCCGGGCCCACCGGATGATCGTCACCGAGCCCCTTCGCCTGGTGGGCAAGGAGAAGGAGCTCGACGTGCTGGCCCACCTGGGCGGCGGCGGCGTGAGCGGCCAGGCGGGGGCGCTCCGCCACGGTATCGCCCGCGCCCTCCTCGAGCTCGACCTCGAGCTGCGGCCGGCCCTCAAGAGCGAGGGCATGCTGACCCGGGACGCCCGCGAGAAGGAGCGGCGCAAGTACGGCCTGAAGAAGGCTCGCAAGGCTCCTCAGTACTCGAAGCGGTAGTCGCCGGCTCGAAGCGGGTAGCCGCCGGCCGGAAGCCGAGGCGCTACTCGGACGGAGGTGCCGTCTCGGCCTCGTCCCAGTTCGTTCCCTCCAGGAGGTCCTCGTCGTCGTGCACGCGAACCGAACCCCGCCCGATCTCCTCGAGAATCAAGCGCGCCTGGATCTCGAGCTCCACCGGCACCCACAGGTGCACGGGCCCCATGCGGTAGGGGCCCTCTCCCTCGCCCTTCAGCACCACCGGGATCCCGTCGGACTCCAGCCTTCCCCGGGCCAGGTAGCCCTCGGTGAGGGAGTGGGTGGAGAAGATCCGGACCAGGGTCCCGGAGAGGCGATCGTCCATCACACCATTCTGAGCGTTCCGCCGATCCGACGACACCCTGACGGCTCGCGGGGCCCCGCTTTCCGGGGCGCGGGCGGGGCCCGCGGGTAGGCTGGCGGTCCATGGGACGGCTGTTCGGGACCGACGGCGTTCGCGGCGTGGCGGGCCGTGACCTCACCGCCGACGTGGCCCGGTCGCTCGGGATGGCCGCGGTGGCCGTGCTGGGCCGCCACGGCGTGGAACGGCCCGTCTTCGTGGTGGGCCGGGACACCCGCGCGTCCGGGGAGACGCTCGAGCGCGCCCTCGTCGAGGGGATCCAGGCAGGCGGGGGCGACGTGCTCGTGGCCGGTGTCCAGACCACCCCCGCGGTGGCGTTCCTGACCGTCGACCTGGGGGCGGCGGCCGGCGCGGTTCTCTCTGCATCGCACAACCCACCCGAGTACAACGGGATCAAGTTCTTCGGCCAGCGGGGATACAAGCTCCCCGACGAGCTGGAGGACGAGATCGAGGTGGCGCTCGCGGAGGGTCTTCCGCGGCAGGGCGTTTCCGCCGGTGACGTGCGGGAGCTTCCGGAGGCGGCCGAGCGGTACCTCGCGCACCTCGTCACGGCCGCCGGAGGCCGCCTGGACGGGATGCGCGTGGTGGTGGACTGCGCCAACGGGGCCGCGTTCGCGGTGGCGCCGGAGGCCCTGCGGCGCCTGGGGGCCGAGGTCCACCCGCTGTTCGACCGCCCCGACGGCCACAACATCAACGTCGGATGCGGCGCCATGCACCCCGAGGTCGTCGCCGAGGCGGTGGCCCGGCTGGGGGCGGACGCGGGGGTCGCGCACGACGGCGACGCGGACCGCGCCCTGTTCGCCGATGCTCACGGGTCGATCGTGGACGGCGACCAGGTGCTGGCGGCCTGCGCCTTTGCGTTGCGCGACGCCGGACGCCTGGCCGGGAACGCCGTCGTGACGACCGTCATGGCCAACCTGGGGTTCCACCGGTCCATGGAGGACGCCGGGATCGAGGTCCTCTCCACGAAGGTCGGCGACCGCTACGTCCTGGAGGAGATGCTCCGCTCCGGGGCGGCGGTGGGCGGCGAGCAGTCGGGCCACGTGATCTTCCGAGACCACGCCACCACCGGCGACGGGGTGCTCACGGCCATCAAGTTCCTGAGCTTGGCCGCGGCCCGGGGAGCGTCGCTCCAGGAAGTGGCGGCCTGCATGCGCCGGTACCCGCAGGTGCTGGAGAACGTCGAGGTGGCCGACCGCGACGGCCTGGAGGACGCCACGGACGTGTGGACCGCGGTGAAGGAGGCCGAGCGCGACCTGGGGGACCGGGGCCGGGTCCTGGTCCGGGCTTCGGGGACCGAGCCGCTCGTCCGGGTGATGGTGGAGGCGGAGTCCGAGGAGGAGGCCGCCGCCCACGCTCGGGCCATCGCCGACCGGGTCCGGCTCGCCCTGGGCTGAAAAACGGCCCGCCCCGGGCTGAAACGGCTGCCGGGGGCCGCCCGGGCCGAACCACGCCACGGGGGCCCCCCGAGAGACCTAGGGCCAACGAACGGTTTACTGCGGCGGCTGCGTTGGTACCATCCAGCGATCGTGTGCGGAATCGTGGGGTACACCGGCCCCGAGGAAGCGCTTCCCATCATCCTCGAAGGGCTCAGGCGTCTCGAATACCGGGGATACGACTCGGCGGGCGTCGCCATCGTCGACGGCGGCCTCCACGTGCGCAAGCGCCAGGGGAAGCTGTCGGTGCTGGAGGCGACGCTGGGCGAGGAGCCCGCGCCGCCGGGCACGGCGGGGATGGGGCACACCCGGTGGGCAACCCACGGGGTCCCCTCCGACGTCAACGCCCACCCCCACGTGGACTGCCACGGCCGGATCGCCGTGATCCACAACGGGATCATCGAGAACTTCGCGGCGCTCCGGGAGCGCCTGGAGAAGGACGGGCACACCCTCGTCTCCGACACCGACACCGAATGCATCGCCCACCTGCTGGAGGAGCACTTCGACGGCGACCTGGGCGACGCGGTGCGGGCCACGGTCCGGGAGCTCGAGGGCGCCTATGCCATCGTCGCGCTGACCGTGGACCAGCCCGACCGCATCGTGGGGGCGAAGGTCTCCTCGCCGCTCGTGGTGGGCCTCGGCGACGGAGAGACCATGCTGGCCTCGGACATCCCCGCCGTGCTCCAGCGCACCCGCACGGTGATCCCGTTGGAGGAGGGCCAGGTCGTCGAGCTCGGTCCCGACGGCGTGGCCATCACCGACTTCGAGGGGAACCCCATCCTGGCGACGCCGCTGGAGGTGCACTGGGACGTCGCGCGGGCCCAGAAGTCCGGCTACGACGACTTCATGCTGAAGGAGATCTACGAGCAGCCCGCGGCTATCCGCGACACCCTGGTGGGGCGGGTCAGCCCGGCCGGGCACCTGTCGCTCGACGAGCTCCGGGTGAACGAGGACCTCCTGCGTAACGTCGACAAGGTCTTCGTGGTGGCGTGCGGCACGGCCTTCCATTCCGGGTTGGTGGCCAAGTACGCCATCGAGCACTGGACCCGGCTCCCGGTGGAGATCGAGATCGCGTCGGAGTTCCGGTACCGGGATCCCGTCCTGGACAGCCGGACCCTGACCCTGGGCGTCTCCCAGTCGGGCGAGACCATCGACACGCTGGAGGCCGTCCGGCACGCCCGGAACCAGGGTTCGCACGTCATCGCCATCACCAACACCGTGGGGTCGTCCATCTCCCGTGAGGCCGACGGCGTGCTCTACACCCACGCCGGTCCCGAGATCTGCGTGGCTGCCACCAAGACGTTCGCCACCCAGATGGTGGCGCTGCACCTGCTCGCGCTGTACCTGGCCCAGCTCCGCGGGACGAAGTTCCCCCACGAGATCACGGACAGTGTGGCGTCGATGGCGGAGCTTCCCGCGCAGGTGGAGCGGACCCTGCTGCTGGACGCGCAGGTCTCCGAGATCGCGGAGCAGTACGCGCAGGCGCCGGACTTCCTGTTCATCGGCCGCCACACCGGCTACCCGGCGGCCCTGGAGGGCGCGCTGAAGCTGAAGGAGATCTCCTACATCCACGCGGAGGGGTACGCGGCCGGCGAGCTCAAGCACGGCGCCATCGCGCTGGTGGAGGAGGGCGTCCCGGTGGTGGCCGTGGCCACGGAGTGCCACGTGTACCCGAAGATCCTGTCGAACATCCAGGAGGTCAAGGCCCGGGGAGCCCGGATCATCGCCGTGGCCACGGAGGGCGACCGCCAGATCGGTTCCATGGCCGACCACGTGCTGTTCGTGCCGAGGACGCCGGAGCTGCTGTCGCCGGTGGTGGTGACGGTGCCGCTCCAGCTGCTGGCCTACCGCATCGCCAAGATTCGGGGCTGCGACGTCGACCAGCCCCGCAACCTGGCCAAGAGCGTCACCGTCGAGTAGGCGGCCGTCACCGCCGCGGGCCGCGACGGACGGGGCGGGGCGGATCAGTTCACCACGAGGTCCGGCGACGTCACGCAGGCCGGCGAGGCCTGGAACCGGATGCGGTCCCCGGGCAGGATCGGGCCCCCGCGGGCCAGTTCGAACGCATCGGACCGAGCGGGGATCCGGATCAGGAGGATGAACCCGTAGGCCGACGCCGTCACGTTCGATCGAAACGTCCCCACCACGAACTTCCCGGGGCGGCTGACGATGGCCAGCACCGTCACGTTCGGGTCGATCGATCGTCCTTGGCAGAGATGCCCCTCCACTGTGACCATGGAACCGGCCGGGCCCTCGGGCGGCGTCACGGTCAGCGAGGGCTCCTGCACGGAGGACTCCCGCTGGCGGGCGTAGGCGCGGAGGATCACGAACCACGCCGGCGAGCGGAACCCCGAGACATCGAAGCTCACCTCCATGCGGGTGGCCCCGGGTGTGGGATCCGGTGACACCCGGTACGGGGAGACCGTGGCCCGGCCGATCACCCTTGTGTTCGCGCCCAGCGATGCGGGGGGGCCGGCCAGAGCGATGGCGGGGGACGTCCAGCGGTACGTCCCGGCATGGTCGATGCGGACCAGCACGCTCCGGGCGAACACGTACTCGGGCCCCACGCCCGGGCCCGGACCCAGTGATGGGACCAGGTCGACGTCGGAGAACCGCGGCAGGATCGAGCCGCGACCGGGGTGCTGGTCCAGGACCACTCCTTGCGGGACGCGGTCGCTCGACTGCGGTGCGGCCGTCCGCGCCCCGAGTCCCAGGGATTCCAGGACCCGGGTGGCGGCCTCAACGGTCAGCCCCGACAGCTCCGGGACCCTGACCTGGTCGGTGCCGATGTCCGGGGCCACGCTCACCCGGGAGGGCCGGCCGACCAAGTAGCCCAGCGCGCCGCCCAGGAGGAACACCGCGGTCAGGGCGACCGCCTTCCTCCAGATCGGAGCACCGGAGTCGTCCATGGGCTGGGACCGGGAGTCGTCCATGGGCTGGGGCCCGAGTATCCCATCCGCGCCCCGGTGCTCCCTCCCGGACGTGGGCGCGCCGGAGTCCCGAGGCGGAGCATTAAGCTTCCGGTCAGCGTGAACGTCATCGGCATGGGCGTGGACATCGTCGACGTGGGGCGGATCGCCCGCCTGCTGGAGCGGAGGCCGGGGTTCGTGACCGCGATCTTCTCCGCGGAGGAGATCGCCTACTGCGACGGCTCGGGCCGGCGGGCGGAGTGCTACGCGGCCCGGTGGGCGGCCCGGGAGGCGTGCGCGAAGGCCCTGGGAGGCATCCCCGGAGGGCGGTGGCGGGAGATCCGGGTGGTGCGTTCCGACGACGGCGCGGTCACGCTCGATCTGGACGGGACGGCCCGGGCCCGGGCCCGCGAGGTCGGCGCGGAGCGGTTGCTGGTCTCGTTCGCCCACGAGCGCGGCGCGGCGGTGGCCTGCTGCCTGGCGATGGGATCCTGAAGAGATGAAGCCCATCCTGTCGCCCGCCGAGAGCGCGGCCCTGGACCGCGAGACCCAGGCCCGGGGCATCTCCCCCGCGTTCCTGATGGAGAACGCGGGGCGGGCCGTGGCCAGGGCCGCCGCCGTCGCCGCGGGCGGCCTGTACGGGCGGCGGGCCGTCTCCGTTTGCGGGAAGGGCAACAACGGAGGCGACGGGCTGGTCGCCGCCCGCTACTTGGCGCAGTTCGGGATGCACGCGACGGCGGTGCTGCTGGCCGAACCCTCGAGCCTCCGGGACCCCGCCGCGGAGAACTTCCGGCGGCTGGAGGGGTCGGGCGTCGTGGTGCGGCGGGGCCCCGCCCTGGCGCGGGAGCTGGGCCGGGCCGATGTGGCCGTCGACGCGATCTTCGGCACGGGGTTTCGCGGGATCCCCGAGGACGAGCACGCCTCGGCCATCGAGGCCCTGAATGCCGCCTCGGTCCCGGTCGTGGCGGTGGACATCCCCTCCGGCGTGAACGGCGAGACCGGCGCGGTGGAAGGGGACGCGGTGTGGGCCACCGTCACGGTGACCTTCGGGGCCGCAAAGCCGGGGCTCGTGCTGCACCCCGGTGCGGCCCGGGCCGGGATCGTGGAGGTCGCGCCCATCGGGTTCCCGGCCGACCTGGTCCGAAGCGATCTCCTGCTGGTGGAGGCCCCGGACGTGGCCGGCCTGCTGCCGCACCGGGGGCCGGACGACCACAAGCGGACCTCCGGCGTGGTGCTGGTCATCGGCGGGTCGAGGGCCATGACCGGGGCGGTCCGGCTGATGGCGGCGAGCGCGTACCGGACCGGGGCCGGGCTGGTCACGGCCGCGGTGCCGCGGGGGATCCTTCCCGTCGTCCAGGCCGGGATCGCCGAGGCCACGTTCGTCCCGCTGCCGGAGACGGAGGCCGGCACGGTCGCGGAGGCGGCGCTCGAAGCCCTCACGGAGCGGCTGGGCCAGTTCGACGCGGTCGCAGTGGGGCCGGGCCTCACCACGCACCCCGAGACGGCGTCGTTCGTCCGGTCCCTGGTCCGAGCCTGCCCCGTCCTCGTGGTGGTGGACGCCGACGCGCTGAACGCGTTCGGCGGACGGGCCGGGGAGCTGGCGGACCGCCAGGCCGACGCCGTGCTGACGCCGCACGCGGGGGAGTTCGGCCGTCTCGCCTCCATGACCGCCCGCGAGGTCGGCCGGGACCGGGTGGGCCACGCGCGCAAGCTGGCCGGCGAGACCTCGGCGGTGGTGATCTTGAAGGGAAGCCCCATGCTGGTGGCGTCACCCGGCGGCGAGGTTCGCGTGAACACCACCGGCGGACCGGAGCTCGCTACGGCCGGCTCCGGCGACGTGTTGACGGGGATGACCGCGGCGATGCTGGGCCGGGGTCTCGGTCCGGCCGACGCCGCCACCGTGGCCGCGTACCTGCACGGCCTGGCCGGCTCGCTGGCCGCGGTCGAGCTGGGCGAGGGCACCACCGCCGGCGACGTCGTGGCCCGGATCCCCGACGCGGTGGCGCGGGTCATGGAGATGGCGTGAGGGGAGCCGGCGCCTCGGTTGCCGGGGCCCTGCGGTTCCGGCCCACCGTGGCCGAGGTCGACCTGGACGCGATCCGGCACAACGCCCGGGTCCTGAAGCCCTCCTCCGCCGAGCTGATGGCGGTGGTGAAGGGCCAGGGGTACGGGCACGGAGCCGTGGAGGTGGCCCGGGCCGCGCTGGAGGCGGGGGCCACGTGGCTGGGCGTGGCCCTGGTCGA
The nucleotide sequence above comes from Actinomycetota bacterium. Encoded proteins:
- the truA gene encoding tRNA pseudouridine(38-40) synthase TruA, encoding MGVIKLVLAYDGTRFHGWARQLGGVRTVHGVLEDSLGRILGDVPDLSAAGRTDTGVHARGQVVSFTAEADPARIQRSLNRMLAPEVVVVSAKRAPDGFDARLSATAREYRYRIDTGAWPDAFTARFVWHRPGELSLPAMRRAAGDLVGEHDFASFCRARTPPASTVRRVERLSVSVRGDRVEIGARANAFCHQMMRSLVGTLVAVGKGKMPADSMPAVLEARDRAAAAQMAPPHGLTLERVVYGRGKL
- the rpsI gene encoding 30S ribosomal protein S9; its protein translation is MAQAASNGTGRRKEAVARVRVIPGTGRFELNGRSLEEYFTTRAHRMIVTEPLRLVGKEKELDVLAHLGGGGVSGQAGALRHGIARALLELDLELRPALKSEGMLTRDAREKERRKYGLKKARKAPQYSKR
- a CDS encoding DUF2007 domain-containing protein, with protein sequence MDDRLSGTLVRIFSTHSLTEGYLARGRLESDGIPVVLKGEGEGPYRMGPVHLWVPVELEIQARLILEEIGRGSVRVHDDEDLLEGTNWDEAETAPPSE
- the glmM gene encoding phosphoglucosamine mutase, with amino-acid sequence MGRLFGTDGVRGVAGRDLTADVARSLGMAAVAVLGRHGVERPVFVVGRDTRASGETLERALVEGIQAGGGDVLVAGVQTTPAVAFLTVDLGAAAGAVLSASHNPPEYNGIKFFGQRGYKLPDELEDEIEVALAEGLPRQGVSAGDVRELPEAAERYLAHLVTAAGGRLDGMRVVVDCANGAAFAVAPEALRRLGAEVHPLFDRPDGHNINVGCGAMHPEVVAEAVARLGADAGVAHDGDADRALFADAHGSIVDGDQVLAACAFALRDAGRLAGNAVVTTVMANLGFHRSMEDAGIEVLSTKVGDRYVLEEMLRSGAAVGGEQSGHVIFRDHATTGDGVLTAIKFLSLAAARGASLQEVAACMRRYPQVLENVEVADRDGLEDATDVWTAVKEAERDLGDRGRVLVRASGTEPLVRVMVEAESEEEAAAHARAIADRVRLALG
- the glmS gene encoding glutamine--fructose-6-phosphate transaminase (isomerizing), producing the protein MCGIVGYTGPEEALPIILEGLRRLEYRGYDSAGVAIVDGGLHVRKRQGKLSVLEATLGEEPAPPGTAGMGHTRWATHGVPSDVNAHPHVDCHGRIAVIHNGIIENFAALRERLEKDGHTLVSDTDTECIAHLLEEHFDGDLGDAVRATVRELEGAYAIVALTVDQPDRIVGAKVSSPLVVGLGDGETMLASDIPAVLQRTRTVIPLEEGQVVELGPDGVAITDFEGNPILATPLEVHWDVARAQKSGYDDFMLKEIYEQPAAIRDTLVGRVSPAGHLSLDELRVNEDLLRNVDKVFVVACGTAFHSGLVAKYAIEHWTRLPVEIEIASEFRYRDPVLDSRTLTLGVSQSGETIDTLEAVRHARNQGSHVIAITNTVGSSISREADGVLYTHAGPEICVAATKTFATQMVALHLLALYLAQLRGTKFPHEITDSVASMAELPAQVERTLLLDAQVSEIAEQYAQAPDFLFIGRHTGYPAALEGALKLKEISYIHAEGYAAGELKHGAIALVEEGVPVVAVATECHVYPKILSNIQEVKARGARIIAVATEGDRQIGSMADHVLFVPRTPELLSPVVVTVPLQLLAYRIAKIRGCDVDQPRNLAKSVTVE
- a CDS encoding PASTA domain-containing protein, coding for MDDSRSQPMDDSGAPIWRKAVALTAVFLLGGALGYLVGRPSRVSVAPDIGTDQVRVPELSGLTVEAATRVLESLGLGARTAAPQSSDRVPQGVVLDQHPGRGSILPRFSDVDLVPSLGPGPGVGPEYVFARSVLVRIDHAGTYRWTSPAIALAGPPASLGANTRVIGRATVSPYRVSPDPTPGATRMEVSFDVSGFRSPAWFVILRAYARQRESSVQEPSLTVTPPEGPAGSMVTVEGHLCQGRSIDPNVTVLAIVSRPGKFVVGTFRSNVTASAYGFILLIRIPARSDAFELARGGPILPGDRIRFQASPACVTSPDLVVN
- a CDS encoding holo-ACP synthase; translated protein: MNVIGMGVDIVDVGRIARLLERRPGFVTAIFSAEEIAYCDGSGRRAECYAARWAAREACAKALGGIPGGRWREIRVVRSDDGAVTLDLDGTARARAREVGAERLLVSFAHERGAAVACCLAMGS
- a CDS encoding NAD(P)H-hydrate dehydratase, whose amino-acid sequence is MKPILSPAESAALDRETQARGISPAFLMENAGRAVARAAAVAAGGLYGRRAVSVCGKGNNGGDGLVAARYLAQFGMHATAVLLAEPSSLRDPAAENFRRLEGSGVVVRRGPALARELGRADVAVDAIFGTGFRGIPEDEHASAIEALNAASVPVVAVDIPSGVNGETGAVEGDAVWATVTVTFGAAKPGLVLHPGAARAGIVEVAPIGFPADLVRSDLLLVEAPDVAGLLPHRGPDDHKRTSGVVLVIGGSRAMTGAVRLMAASAYRTGAGLVTAAVPRGILPVVQAGIAEATFVPLPETEAGTVAEAALEALTERLGQFDAVAVGPGLTTHPETASFVRSLVRACPVLVVVDADALNAFGGRAGELADRQADAVLTPHAGEFGRLASMTAREVGRDRVGHARKLAGETSAVVILKGSPMLVASPGGEVRVNTTGGPELATAGSGDVLTGMTAAMLGRGLGPADAATVAAYLHGLAGSLAAVELGEGTTAGDVVARIPDAVARVMEMA